From a single Sulfolobus sp. E5-1-F genomic region:
- a CDS encoding fibrillarin-like rRNA/tRNA 2'-O-methyltransferase → MSEVVTVKQTNMENIYECEFNDGSFRLCTRNLVSGFNVYGERLIKYEGVEYREWNAFRSKLAGAILKGLKSNPIRKGTKVLYLGAASGTTISHVSDIIELNGKAYGVEFSPRVVRELLLVAQRRPNIFPILADARFPQSYKSVVENVDVLYVDIAQPDQTDIAIYNARFFLKLNGHMLLVIKARSIDVTKDPKEIYKSEVEKLENSNFETIQIINLDPYDKDHAIVLSRYKG, encoded by the coding sequence ATGTCTGAAGTAGTTACCGTAAAACAGACCAATATGGAAAATATTTACGAATGCGAATTTAACGACGGTAGCTTTAGGTTATGTACAAGAAACCTGGTATCAGGCTTTAATGTTTATGGTGAAAGACTAATCAAGTATGAGGGTGTTGAATATAGGGAATGGAATGCATTTAGAAGTAAATTAGCAGGAGCGATACTTAAAGGTCTTAAGAGTAATCCTATTAGGAAAGGCACTAAGGTCTTATATTTAGGAGCTGCTTCCGGAACTACAATAAGTCATGTCTCTGATATTATAGAGTTAAATGGTAAGGCTTATGGTGTAGAATTTTCTCCAAGAGTTGTAAGAGAATTATTATTAGTAGCTCAAAGGAGGCCTAATATCTTTCCAATATTGGCGGATGCCAGATTCCCTCAGAGCTATAAGTCAGTAGTAGAGAACGTTGACGTACTTTACGTCGATATTGCTCAACCAGATCAGACAGACATAGCTATATATAATGCTAGATTCTTTCTTAAATTAAATGGACATATGCTCTTAGTGATTAAAGCCAGAAGTATTGATGTTACTAAAGACCCTAAAGAAATATATAAATCGGAAGTAGAAAAACTGGAAAATTCTAATTTTGAGACAATCCAAATTATTAATCTAGATCCATACGATAAAGACCATGCAATAGTTCTAAGTAGATATAAAGGGTAG
- a CDS encoding transcription initiation factor IIB translates to MTCPFCGTENSITYDMEKGMYICTNCGSVIEDNAIDPGPDWRAYNAKDRNEKERVGSPGTPKVHDWGFHTVIGYGRVKDRLKTLKMQRMQNKIRVSPKDKKLVTLLSILNDESSKLELPEHVRETASLIIRKMVETGQTKRIDQYTLVVATLYYSCQVNKVPRHLQEFKARYSISSSELWNALKRVQSVAQSILDFRPKISPTEYIPKIIYRLNLPPIIGTKASELVDLMHKQGLSSGKGYLSLSAASVYLISALMDIKKTQKEVADSLDITEVTIRNRYKDIVDNFDIIVTL, encoded by the coding sequence ATGACATGCCCATTTTGTGGAACAGAAAACTCAATAACATATGACATGGAAAAGGGAATGTACATATGTACAAACTGCGGCAGTGTGATAGAAGATAACGCGATAGATCCTGGTCCAGATTGGAGAGCGTATAACGCGAAAGACAGAAACGAGAAAGAAAGAGTAGGTAGCCCAGGTACTCCAAAAGTACATGACTGGGGATTTCATACTGTTATAGGCTACGGTAGAGTTAAGGATAGACTAAAAACATTAAAGATGCAAAGAATGCAAAATAAAATACGTGTGTCGCCTAAGGATAAAAAACTAGTCACCTTACTTTCTATTTTAAATGATGAAAGCTCAAAATTAGAATTACCAGAGCATGTCAGAGAAACTGCATCATTAATAATAAGGAAAATGGTAGAAACTGGACAAACCAAAAGGATAGATCAGTATACGTTGGTAGTTGCTACACTATATTACTCCTGCCAAGTGAATAAAGTACCTAGACACCTCCAAGAGTTTAAAGCTAGATATTCCATATCTTCTAGTGAACTTTGGAACGCCTTAAAGAGAGTTCAATCTGTTGCACAATCAATACTTGACTTTCGACCCAAAATCAGTCCAACAGAATATATACCGAAAATAATATACAGACTAAATTTACCCCCAATTATAGGAACAAAAGCATCTGAATTAGTAGACCTGATGCATAAGCAAGGGTTGAGTAGCGGGAAAGGCTATTTATCTTTAAGCGCAGCTTCAGTTTACTTAATATCAGCACTAATGGATATAAAAAAGACACAGAAAGAGGTTGCAGATTCGTTAGATATTACTGAAGTAACTATTAGAAATAGATATAAGGATATTGTAGATAATTTTGATATTATCGTTACATTATGA
- a CDS encoding TATA-box-binding protein, translated as MENIVATVTLEQSLDLYAMERSIPNIEYDPDQFPGLIFRLEQPKVTALIFKSGKMVVTGAKSTEELIKAVKRIIKTLKKYGIKIMGKPKIQIQNIVASANLHVNVNLDKAAFLLENNMYEPEQFPGLIFRMDDPRVVLLIFSSGKMVITGAKREDEVSKAVKRIFDKLAELDCVKPIEEEEELEL; from the coding sequence ATAGAAAATATCGTGGCAACAGTTACATTAGAGCAAAGTTTGGACTTATACGCTATGGAGAGAAGTATTCCCAATATAGAATACGATCCAGATCAATTCCCAGGGTTAATTTTCAGATTAGAACAACCTAAAGTTACTGCTTTAATATTTAAATCTGGTAAGATGGTAGTAACTGGGGCTAAAAGTACAGAAGAGCTAATAAAGGCTGTAAAGAGAATAATTAAAACACTTAAAAAATACGGCATAAAAATAATGGGTAAACCTAAAATCCAAATTCAAAATATAGTAGCATCCGCTAACTTACATGTGAACGTTAACTTAGATAAAGCTGCATTCTTACTGGAAAATAATATGTACGAGCCAGAACAATTCCCAGGATTAATTTTTAGAATGGATGATCCTAGAGTTGTACTGCTAATTTTCAGCAGCGGTAAGATGGTAATAACTGGGGCAAAGAGAGAAGATGAAGTATCTAAAGCGGTAAAGAGAATATTCGATAAGCTAGCCGAATTGGATTGCGTCAAACCTATAGAGGAAGAAGAGGAGTTAGAGCTCTAG
- a CDS encoding helix-turn-helix transcriptional regulator: MESDSTNNYEAIVHKKIKEMGEKGISQQELAKSVGLPIREISSIIKRLVEKKLIIKKAVKENGKNIVKLFAVDSNYNINIYINLNGLDEIPCLSCKSLTKCGNGIHVSPQTCNKLSGWILEKALS; encoded by the coding sequence ATGGAATCAGATTCAACAAATAATTATGAAGCAATAGTACATAAAAAGATAAAAGAAATGGGAGAAAAAGGAATTTCACAACAAGAACTTGCTAAATCAGTTGGTTTGCCTATAAGAGAAATTAGTAGCATTATAAAAAGATTAGTTGAGAAGAAGCTAATTATTAAAAAGGCTGTGAAAGAAAATGGAAAAAATATAGTTAAATTGTTTGCAGTCGATAGTAATTATAATATAAACATTTATATAAATCTTAACGGTTTAGATGAGATTCCCTGCTTGAGTTGTAAGAGCTTAACCAAATGTGGAAATGGAATACATGTAAGCCCACAGACTTGTAATAAATTATCAGGCTGGATCTTAGAAAAAGCTTTATCTTAA
- a CDS encoding C/D box methylation guide ribonucleoprotein complex aNOP56 subunit (functions along with aFIB and aL7a; guides 2'-O-methylation of ribose to specific sites in RNAs) has protein sequence MMKIYLIEHVIGAIAYDENGNIVDYITNPRDLGKITEELLNNEKGIPFNATVELLKKVNPQEVVVENEAEVPKLQALGYRVTYEPYSKISRIFRESLPKVAIDIKFVSNEEEYYNFLHELSLEYTRRKLRSAAQKRDLLAIQAVRAMDDIDKTINLFSERLREWYSIHFPELDKLIEDHEEYATIVSKFGDRGLVTTDALKELGFNEQRINRIVDAAKKSIGADISEDDLSAMRMIANTILELYNIRRNLNNYLEGVMKEVAPNITALVGPALGARLLSISGSLEELAKMPASTIQVLGAEKALFRALRSGGRPPKHGVIFQYPAIHTSPRWQRGKIARALAAKLAIAARVDAFSGRFIGDQLNEQLKKRIDEIKEKFAQPPPKKPQQQKPQQPQKQQAKGKKGEKRRGKRK, from the coding sequence ATGATGAAAATATACCTAATCGAGCATGTTATTGGAGCAATTGCTTACGATGAAAATGGTAATATTGTAGACTATATTACAAATCCAAGAGATTTGGGAAAAATAACTGAGGAGCTTTTAAATAATGAAAAGGGCATACCATTTAATGCAACAGTTGAGTTGTTAAAGAAAGTTAACCCACAAGAAGTAGTAGTCGAGAACGAAGCTGAAGTTCCTAAATTACAAGCCCTAGGTTATAGGGTTACATATGAACCATATAGTAAGATTTCGAGGATATTTAGGGAATCATTACCTAAAGTAGCTATAGATATAAAATTTGTAAGTAATGAAGAGGAGTATTATAATTTTCTTCATGAACTTTCGTTAGAGTATACTAGAAGGAAGCTAAGATCTGCAGCTCAAAAAAGAGATCTTTTGGCTATTCAAGCAGTAAGGGCAATGGATGATATAGATAAGACCATAAATCTTTTCTCAGAAAGATTAAGAGAATGGTATAGTATTCATTTTCCAGAGCTAGATAAGCTTATTGAGGACCATGAAGAATACGCAACCATAGTGTCCAAGTTTGGTGATAGAGGACTCGTAACTACTGATGCTCTAAAGGAATTAGGTTTCAATGAGCAAAGAATAAATAGGATAGTCGATGCTGCAAAGAAAAGTATAGGTGCAGATATCTCAGAAGATGATTTATCTGCAATGAGGATGATTGCAAACACCATTTTAGAACTGTATAATATAAGGAGAAACCTTAATAATTATCTAGAAGGTGTAATGAAAGAAGTTGCACCAAATATAACGGCCTTAGTTGGTCCAGCATTAGGTGCTAGATTATTGAGTATATCAGGAAGTCTGGAAGAGTTAGCTAAAATGCCGGCTAGTACGATCCAGGTATTGGGTGCTGAAAAAGCCTTATTCAGGGCGTTAAGAAGTGGAGGAAGACCACCTAAACATGGTGTGATATTTCAGTATCCTGCTATTCACACATCACCCAGATGGCAAAGAGGCAAGATTGCCAGAGCTTTAGCGGCTAAATTGGCAATAGCAGCCAGAGTTGATGCTTTTAGTGGGAGATTCATAGGAGATCAACTAAATGAACAATTAAAGAAGAGAATAGATGAGATTAAGGAGAAATTCGCTCAACCTCCACCTAAAAAGCCACAACAACAAAAGCCACAGCAACCACAAAAACAGCAAGCAAAAGGTAAAAAAGGTGAAAAGAGAAGAGGTAAAAGAAAGTGA
- a CDS encoding tRNA (guanine(26)-N(2))-dimethyltransferase translates to MKLKEVTEGKVRVFVPDPKEYMIEGKFDPSWAPVFYNSKMTFNRDLSVIVVNLLKPKIILDTLSATGIRGIRYYVESWKSEQLILNDKNSTATSLIQINVKNNGIENAKIYNKDANALLYEIKSDYIDIDPFGSPAPFILSSINATIRNGIVAFTATDLSPLEGSSRTSCRRKYDAINYKLSSSKELGLRILIGKIIREAAILEKTVYPLFSFYADYYYRLFVRVESGARKADENINKNLKYFGECPRCGFQSFVDENCKIKCPVCGEIFIIIGPLYSGPLHNMEFLKRITDTYSDFNYLSSFNRIQKLLNVIEKEAKYKSVFYNISKLASKLKISAIPPINSILECLGDASRTHFVPTGIRTDREYEEITRCIKNLR, encoded by the coding sequence ATGAAATTAAAGGAAGTAACGGAAGGCAAAGTTAGAGTATTTGTACCAGATCCTAAAGAATATATGATAGAGGGGAAATTTGACCCATCGTGGGCTCCAGTATTCTACAATTCTAAAATGACTTTTAACAGAGACCTCAGCGTAATCGTGGTTAATCTATTAAAGCCTAAAATAATACTAGATACATTAAGTGCAACGGGTATAAGAGGAATTAGATATTATGTTGAATCTTGGAAAAGTGAACAACTAATTCTTAACGACAAAAATTCAACTGCTACTTCCCTAATTCAAATAAATGTGAAAAATAATGGAATTGAAAATGCTAAAATTTATAATAAGGATGCGAATGCATTACTCTACGAAATAAAGAGCGATTACATTGATATAGATCCCTTTGGATCTCCAGCACCGTTTATTCTTTCATCCATAAATGCCACGATAAGAAATGGAATAGTAGCGTTTACAGCAACTGATTTATCTCCACTTGAGGGTTCTTCACGAACTTCTTGTAGGCGAAAATATGATGCTATTAACTACAAACTATCCTCGTCAAAGGAGCTTGGATTAAGAATACTTATTGGTAAGATAATTAGAGAAGCTGCAATATTAGAAAAGACCGTGTATCCGTTATTCTCTTTTTATGCAGACTATTATTATAGACTATTTGTAAGAGTGGAAAGTGGCGCTAGAAAAGCAGATGAGAACATTAATAAGAATCTTAAATATTTCGGGGAATGTCCCCGCTGTGGATTTCAGTCTTTCGTAGACGAGAATTGTAAGATTAAGTGCCCAGTCTGTGGCGAAATTTTTATCATTATCGGTCCTCTATATAGTGGACCTCTTCACAATATGGAATTTTTAAAAAGAATAACTGATACATACAGTGATTTTAATTACTTGTCCTCTTTTAACAGAATACAGAAGCTACTTAATGTAATAGAAAAGGAAGCAAAATATAAAAGTGTATTTTACAATATTAGTAAGCTTGCATCTAAATTAAAAATCTCAGCTATTCCTCCAATTAATTCGATTTTAGAATGTCTAGGGGACGCTTCTAGGACTCATTTTGTTCCTACTGGGATAAGGACTGATAGGGAGTATGAAGAAATAACAAGGTGCATTAAGAATTTAAGATAA
- a CDS encoding DUF5622 domain-containing protein — translation MLKHGKYVYVDLNNGKYVKVRVLKSRDDNSAEKYILTSYVNKNKPKNSIVIKMDNLPIEVKDKLTKFFL, via the coding sequence ATGCTCAAACATGGTAAGTATGTTTATGTAGATCTAAATAACGGTAAATACGTTAAGGTAAGGGTACTTAAATCAAGGGATGACAATTCCGCTGAAAAATACATTCTAACCAGTTATGTGAATAAGAATAAACCTAAAAATAGCATAGTAATAAAGATGGATAATCTACCAATAGAAGTTAAAGATAAATTAACTAAATTCTTTTTATAA
- a CDS encoding DUF61 family protein: MIDKIFEFGLKDIFSSSPAEYVTIKDALEGKLKIRLNNNFYHEIKKDEVERLSSKIPLYLWSLVKIPFTFIKSPEVGEYFISGEQWNRKAISILLGREISDVILNVDVEKLLREYTSLIFIILSPITSYTEETE; the protein is encoded by the coding sequence TTGATAGACAAGATTTTTGAATTTGGACTTAAAGACATATTCTCTTCTTCTCCAGCTGAATACGTTACCATTAAAGATGCATTGGAAGGTAAACTAAAAATTAGATTAAATAATAATTTTTATCATGAAATAAAAAAAGACGAAGTGGAAAGGCTTTCCAGTAAAATTCCACTTTATTTATGGTCCTTAGTAAAAATTCCCTTTACATTTATTAAATCACCCGAAGTTGGTGAATATTTCATTAGCGGTGAACAATGGAACAGAAAGGCAATTTCAATTTTACTTGGGAGAGAAATATCTGATGTAATATTAAATGTGGATGTCGAGAAGCTATTAAGGGAATATACATCATTAATATTTATAATTCTTAGCCCCATTACAAGTTATACAGAAGAAACAGAATAA
- a CDS encoding Gar1/Naf1 family protein — MKNNFNEIGTFTKNVLKDKILIKLKNNLDFTKYNIIGKAIYNEKQQKIGKILDVLGNVREPYALAMLDKNSKISLNEKIFVSYNERRSRR, encoded by the coding sequence ATGAAAAACAACTTTAATGAAATAGGCACATTTACAAAGAATGTTTTAAAAGATAAGATTCTTATTAAATTAAAGAACAATTTAGACTTTACGAAGTATAATATAATAGGAAAAGCTATATATAATGAAAAGCAACAAAAAATAGGAAAGATCCTAGATGTATTAGGAAACGTAAGAGAGCCTTATGCTTTAGCTATGTTAGATAAAAATTCAAAAATTTCATTAAACGAGAAGATATTCGTTAGCTATAATGAGAGGAGGTCAAGAAGATGA
- a CDS encoding transcriptional regulator, producing the protein MSKRIIDEVIDILKDKNYTYTMIEYPEHNRKSVDIVLNSKEPTLIRVSEDKVTKEEISDLKKIAVSTLTASLVVTNEEEEDIVSVKADNVFAVSPEGFKRLINGEKIFLYRTRGGIFIKIRNNILKHKREEMGYSIGDVAKYLGVSRKAIYDYEKGDSDVSLEVAEKLIDLFGDDIIGDVIWDSIKSKKEVIEDDIIEFSPENFKSKLIYKLKESGLNVLSLKLTAADLIVKDNDNNRYLVTIENKDYNKSMKKFYEAKKLASYTKSELFIIIRTSKMLRECEDLGYKAYEENDIHSLIDEIKGSNGRQS; encoded by the coding sequence ATGAGTAAAAGAATTATTGACGAGGTTATAGACATATTGAAGGATAAAAACTATACTTATACAATGATTGAATATCCAGAACATAATAGAAAATCCGTAGATATCGTTCTCAACTCTAAGGAACCCACTCTAATTAGAGTATCTGAGGATAAAGTGACCAAAGAGGAAATTTCAGATTTGAAGAAGATTGCAGTATCTACGTTAACTGCGTCATTAGTAGTTACTAATGAAGAAGAGGAGGATATTGTCTCAGTTAAGGCTGATAATGTTTTTGCAGTCTCGCCTGAAGGATTTAAGAGACTAATTAATGGTGAGAAAATTTTCCTTTATAGAACTAGAGGAGGTATATTCATAAAGATCAGAAATAACATATTAAAACATAAGAGGGAGGAAATGGGATATAGTATAGGAGATGTAGCTAAATATCTTGGCGTTTCTAGAAAGGCCATTTACGATTACGAGAAAGGAGATTCTGACGTATCGCTTGAAGTTGCAGAGAAGTTGATAGATTTGTTCGGGGATGATATAATAGGTGATGTAATATGGGATTCTATAAAAAGTAAAAAAGAAGTCATTGAAGATGATATAATAGAGTTTTCTCCGGAGAATTTTAAATCAAAGTTGATATATAAATTGAAAGAAAGTGGATTAAATGTCCTATCATTGAAATTAACTGCTGCAGATTTGATAGTTAAAGACAACGATAATAATAGATATTTAGTTACAATAGAGAACAAGGATTATAATAAGTCAATGAAGAAATTTTATGAAGCTAAGAAACTTGCATCTTATACTAAATCTGAATTATTTATAATCATAAGGACTTCAAAGATGTTAAGGGAATGTGAAGATCTAGGATATAAAGCTTATGAAGAAAATGATATACATTCTTTAATAGATGAAATTAAAGGAAGTAACGGAAGGCAAAGTTAG
- a CDS encoding DUF373 family protein: MVKTIVIYVDIDDDIGDLGFSSPIIGEEKCKLALVKAAYFMPTDSDFNSMVVAFNTYLDLKRKGEDAEIVFISGSKKGGTESQLEFSKKLDKVIEELSPEYAVVVYDSPDDARAIPIIQSRLKISAVQQVIVEQYRGVEETYMLLAKYIRKAVTEKRYARIFLGVPGIVLALAGILAALNLSVYIEPTILIILGSAMVIKGLKIDDLIESWWENSTIMVITATVSIISLLIGVINLYIQLQLVRGLSSIQEFAFAILQILPYASFSAIILFGGKAVSKGLNKDIRVWHDIIKIINIVIIYFILFTVVKDIIDNTYILTIQSLYTLILASIVIISIYITLTALEKYGILEKLIKRI, translated from the coding sequence ATGGTAAAGACAATAGTAATATACGTTGATATTGATGATGATATAGGAGATTTAGGGTTTTCTTCACCAATAATAGGAGAAGAAAAATGTAAGCTAGCTCTTGTTAAAGCAGCGTATTTTATGCCAACGGACTCCGATTTTAATTCGATGGTAGTTGCATTTAATACTTATCTTGATCTAAAAAGAAAAGGAGAAGACGCTGAGATAGTCTTCATATCCGGTTCAAAAAAAGGTGGTACTGAGTCACAGTTAGAATTCTCAAAAAAGTTAGACAAAGTAATTGAAGAGCTATCACCAGAATATGCAGTAGTAGTCTATGACAGTCCAGACGATGCTCGTGCAATACCTATAATTCAATCTAGATTAAAGATTTCTGCAGTTCAGCAAGTTATCGTAGAGCAATATAGGGGAGTAGAGGAAACGTATATGCTTCTTGCAAAGTATATAAGAAAAGCCGTAACAGAAAAGAGATATGCGAGGATTTTCTTAGGTGTACCTGGTATAGTATTAGCCTTAGCCGGAATATTGGCTGCTCTGAATTTATCAGTTTACATAGAGCCAACAATACTAATTATATTAGGAAGTGCAATGGTTATAAAAGGTCTCAAAATAGATGATCTCATAGAAAGTTGGTGGGAGAATTCCACAATAATGGTAATAACAGCTACAGTGTCTATTATCTCACTTTTAATAGGTGTGATTAACCTCTATATACAACTTCAGCTGGTTAGAGGACTAAGTAGTATTCAAGAATTTGCTTTTGCAATTCTTCAAATTTTACCATATGCTTCATTTTCCGCCATAATCTTGTTTGGTGGTAAGGCTGTCTCAAAGGGATTAAATAAAGATATTAGGGTATGGCATGATATAATTAAGATTATAAATATAGTTATAATCTATTTCATATTATTTACTGTCGTGAAAGATATTATAGATAATACATATATTTTAACTATTCAATCACTATATACGTTAATATTAGCTTCTATAGTTATTATTTCTATATATATTACTCTAACAGCATTAGAAAAATATGGAATTTTAGAGAAGCTTATAAAAAGAATTTAG
- a CDS encoding coiled-coil protein: MSSISTDTDELYKKISELKENIVRLKQLKLELIEKAKKMREKRREKITKAKELTQQINVVRQEYKMKLEEFNQLKERRKNLVEIIQQMRKDFEEVKKLSSQKLGNPDLIERRIRELEWKLQTSSLTLEEEKKVIQRIAELEKKLQDAKKAMKIREKKTEEKAELLAKRVELNTIREKIKALINEIGEKKNIIKKLVEERNKLRDEINNLNTEIENISKQIEELNTEIKNKSNELNETQRRLKSLQENPVQVNTTEVIEKKKKSIEEKLKQNKRLSFEEFLILYGEVDNKDGKDNSNIR, encoded by the coding sequence ATGTCATCTATATCAACGGACACAGACGAGTTATATAAGAAGATATCTGAGCTTAAAGAGAATATAGTTAGACTAAAGCAACTTAAGTTAGAACTTATTGAAAAAGCTAAAAAAATGAGAGAGAAGAGAAGGGAAAAGATAACCAAAGCAAAGGAATTGACGCAACAAATTAACGTAGTGAGACAAGAGTATAAAATGAAATTAGAGGAGTTTAATCAGTTAAAGGAAAGAAGAAAAAATTTGGTAGAAATAATTCAACAAATGAGAAAAGATTTTGAGGAAGTTAAAAAACTTTCTTCTCAGAAACTAGGCAACCCTGATTTAATAGAAAGGAGAATAAGGGAGCTAGAGTGGAAATTACAAACTAGTTCTTTAACGTTAGAGGAAGAGAAAAAAGTCATACAGAGAATCGCTGAGCTAGAGAAAAAATTACAAGATGCTAAAAAAGCTATGAAAATAAGAGAGAAGAAAACTGAAGAAAAAGCTGAATTACTAGCAAAAAGAGTTGAGTTAAATACAATTAGGGAGAAGATTAAGGCACTTATTAACGAGATAGGAGAAAAGAAGAACATTATAAAGAAATTGGTCGAAGAGAGAAATAAGTTACGAGATGAAATAAATAATTTAAATACTGAAATAGAAAACATTTCCAAACAAATAGAAGAGTTAAATACAGAAATTAAAAATAAGAGTAATGAACTGAATGAAACCCAAAGAAGACTAAAAAGCCTTCAAGAAAATCCAGTACAAGTTAATACTACTGAAGTTATTGAGAAAAAGAAGAAGAGTATAGAGGAAAAGCTTAAGCAGAACAAGAGGTTATCTTTTGAAGAATTTTTAATACTTTATGGGGAAGTAGATAATAAGGATGGTAAAGACAATAGTAATATACGTTGA
- a CDS encoding metallophosphoesterase — MLELTRGILIAEDLPALYVKQANSVVMSDVHIGYEEEMSRKGIYIPRIQKKRFLNITNRVLSVFNTKKLIVNGDFKHTFEKLTRQEKEELTEILKYLKDIGVEITVVRGNHDNYISLVTEKFDNVTLVDELDLGEILITHGHKVIEPRNNTTYIIGHEHPRLSIRDKLGFSRKLQCFLTIPIKERENSQIIVLPAIGIYQAGNDISLIHSNYMSNLIKEHAILEKAKPYVIIEGEGIMEFPELGLIKNILI; from the coding sequence ATGCTAGAGCTCACTAGAGGTATCTTAATTGCTGAAGACCTACCAGCACTTTACGTAAAACAAGCTAATAGTGTGGTAATGTCTGACGTGCACATAGGTTATGAAGAGGAAATGTCAAGAAAAGGCATATATATCCCTAGAATACAGAAAAAAAGATTTCTTAATATAACGAACAGAGTACTCTCAGTCTTTAATACTAAGAAGTTAATAGTAAATGGAGATTTCAAGCACACATTTGAAAAACTTACTAGGCAGGAAAAAGAGGAATTAACCGAAATACTGAAATATTTAAAGGATATTGGAGTAGAAATTACAGTAGTGAGAGGAAATCATGATAACTATATTTCATTAGTTACAGAAAAATTTGATAATGTAACATTAGTTGATGAGTTAGACCTTGGAGAAATACTAATAACCCACGGACATAAGGTAATAGAGCCGAGAAACAATACAACTTACATCATAGGTCATGAACACCCGAGATTGTCAATAAGAGATAAGTTAGGCTTTTCTAGGAAACTACAATGTTTCTTGACAATACCTATAAAGGAAAGGGAAAACTCTCAAATTATAGTATTACCCGCAATTGGAATATACCAAGCGGGAAATGATATATCATTGATACATTCAAATTACATGAGTAATTTGATAAAAGAACACGCAATATTAGAAAAAGCGAAACCTTATGTTATAATTGAGGGAGAAGGTATAATGGAGTTCCCCGAATTAGGCTTAATTAAGAACATACTTATTTAA
- a CDS encoding N-acetylglucosamine kinase, with protein MEYLLIDAGGTSTKVFVYDGEKVVRQYKYEPASVDKVGPYKSVLRLNSIISSFNKKFNGIAISLAGIDSEGIAKEVKSKLYPLLSKYADKVIIEHDAHVVLMSNADKGCITIAGTGSIVYGFDGSKRIIKGDRGWLVGDICSGFWLGREFLHELLREFQGLSNDRSLIRFSNFNSEEDLVRFLYKNSCNPAKIAQYSVNLLNAVKQNSTKAIRILNTCISEFSTLVQIVCKAVNSNVVYYFGGMYESPVYLSFFSRELEKKGIKSVKSKSVINGLLKLLEL; from the coding sequence GTGGAATACCTATTAATAGATGCTGGTGGTACATCTACTAAAGTTTTCGTTTATGATGGTGAAAAAGTAGTAAGACAGTATAAATACGAGCCTGCAAGTGTGGATAAAGTAGGTCCCTATAAGTCGGTTTTAAGATTAAATAGTATAATTTCATCATTTAATAAGAAATTTAATGGAATTGCAATATCTTTAGCTGGCATTGACAGTGAAGGCATTGCAAAAGAGGTAAAGAGTAAATTATATCCACTCCTAAGTAAATACGCGGATAAAGTAATTATAGAACATGACGCTCATGTTGTACTCATGTCTAATGCGGATAAGGGATGTATAACCATAGCAGGGACTGGTAGTATAGTATATGGTTTTGATGGAAGTAAAAGGATAATAAAGGGCGATAGAGGATGGTTAGTTGGCGATATCTGTTCTGGATTCTGGTTAGGTAGAGAGTTTTTACATGAGTTGTTAAGAGAGTTTCAGGGGCTATCTAATGATAGAAGCTTAATTCGATTTTCTAATTTTAATAGTGAAGAAGATCTAGTGAGGTTCCTCTATAAAAACTCTTGTAATCCAGCCAAAATAGCACAATATTCAGTTAATTTGTTAAACGCTGTAAAGCAAAATAGCACAAAGGCCATTAGAATTTTGAACACTTGTATATCAGAATTCTCTACTTTAGTTCAAATAGTATGTAAAGCTGTAAATTCGAATGTGGTCTACTATTTTGGTGGTATGTATGAATCTCCAGTTTACTTATCCTTTTTCAGTAGGGAATTAGAAAAGAAGGGAATAAAAAGCGTTAAAAGTAAAAGTGTAATAAACGGTTTACTTAAGCTTCTAGAGCTCTAA